The Neoarius graeffei isolate fNeoGra1 chromosome 7, fNeoGra1.pri, whole genome shotgun sequence genome includes a region encoding these proteins:
- the LOC132888780 gene encoding zinc finger homeobox protein 3-like, producing the protein MYVVVSFPAEGLFFVVPVSWLIEDKCYWPPFKTLDKVKKAALQNETPDPNCWTLHPVEVLKVKDTYEKAHGHYLKAKRGEKLETDEETMKRKRKPNMKFIQSSDEEDDRPYFPPAPKIRRLPEKISVPNSEFTSQAPQVPTTTTLPLPPPPQLPPLPPLPQRPPSHEVYSQSHRTPSVTRTSTYPAVLSNQAASPPLETSHLFLTSSHGEFTSQAPQLPTTTTLPLPPPSPLPPLPQLPTISPLPAPPQLPSKSPLFRTSSHGEFTSQAQHHPSNQQISIQQDFCRLVLQHLRTIEEEVKEVKQQVAANTAILQKLGGAGVADLCLVQETNMPLSNLEELEELERQLGSDIDLKNQLVNILAVLGGKTTKDAVKRMLGRILRKSLALQINWTGAGGKVAFKSLHLKNVLHRAVRRVVHTATEEDLQKEVAKYLKGAADREGGRKDRQKKVGNGEMGEYLN; encoded by the exons atgtatgtAGTCGTTTCCTTCCCCGCGGAGGGCTTGTTTTTTGTGGTGCCTGTTTCATGGCTCATAGAAGATAAATGTTACTGGCCTCCCTTTAAAACGCTGGACAAGGTAAAAAAGGCTGCCCTACAAAATGAAACCCCTGACCCCAACTGTTGGACACTTCATCCAGTTGAGGTGCTTAAAGTTAAAG acACATACGAAAAGGCCCACGGCCACTACCTTAAAGCAAAAAGAGGAGAGAAGCTGGAGACAGATGAGGAGAccatgaaaagaaaaagaaa GCCAAACATGAAATTCATCCAATCCAGTGATGAAGAAGATGACCGTCCCTATTTCCCTCCGGCTCCAAAAATTCGGCGACTGCCAGAGAAAATTTCTGTACCAAATTCAG AGTTTACCAGTCAGGCACCACAGGTCccaaccaccaccaccctgcctctaccaccaccaccacaactcCCACCTCTACCACCACTACCGCAGCGCCCACCCAGCCATGAAG tgtacagtcaatcacacagaaCCCCTTCAGTCACCAGGACCAGTACTTACCCTGCAG TGTTGTCCAACCAAGCAGCCAGTCCCCCGTTGGAAACCTCACATCTTTTTCTGACATCCAGCCATGGAG AGTTTACCAGTCAGGCACCACagctccccaccaccaccaccctgcctctaccaccaccatcacctctaCCACCACTACCACAGCTTCCAACGATTTCACCTCTGCCAGCACCACCACAGCTTCCATCGAAGTCACCTCTTTTTCGAACATCCAGCCATGGAG AGTTTACCAGTCAGGCACAGCATCATCCATCAAATCAGCAAATCAGCATCCAGCAAG ATTTTTGCAGACTTGTTCTGCAGCACCTCCGGACGATTGAGGAGGAGGTTAAGGAGGTTAAGCAGCAGGTGGCTGCAAATACGGCCATTCTGCAGAAGCTAGGGGGTGCTGGTGTGGCAGACCTTTGCCTCGTCCAGGAAACCAACATGCCCCTCAGTAACCTGGAGGAACTGGAGGAGCTGGAGAGGCAGCTTGGGTCTGACATTGACCTGAAAAACCAACTG GTGAACATACTTGCTGTTTTGGGGGGGAAAACCACCAAAGACGCGGTGAAGAGGATGTTGGGCCGTATTTTGAGGAAGTCCCTGGCGCTTCAAATAAATTGGACTGGTGCTGGAGGAAAGGTGGCATTCAAGTCTTTACACCTGAAGAATGTGTTACACa GAGCTGTTAGGAGAGTGGTGCACACAGCAACAGAAGAGGACCTGCAAAAAGAAGTTGCGAAGTACCTAAAGGGGGCGGCTGAccgagagggagggagaaaagaCAGGCAGAAAAAAGTGGGCAATGGGGAGATGGGGGAATATTTGAACTAG